The genomic interval GGCTGGTCGAACCGGGGCAGGGGACCACGGACACCCGGCGCCCGGTCCTGCGTGCCGAACTGGACTCCGGTGACCCGGAGTTGTGCGAGGTCGTGGAGCGGCTGGCGCGTGCCCGGCTGCTGACCGTGGACGCCGACTGTGTCGAGTTGGCGCATGAAGCCCTCATCAACAGCTGGCCCAGGCTGCACAGTTGGGTCGAGGAAGATCGTGAACGGCTGCGCCATCACCGGAGTCTCACCCAGGCCGCGCAGACGTGGGAGGAGCTCGGCCGGGACACCGGCACGCTGTACCGGGGCAACCGGCTGGCCCACGCCGAGGAGTTGTTCGCGGCCGGGCACTCCCCCGAACTCAACACGCTGGAACGGGAGTTCATCACCGCCGCCCTCGACGCCCGTGCGCACGAACACCGCACCGCCACCCGTACCGCACGCCGGGCCCGGCGCCTGATCGTCTCGCTGTCCGTCGCCGTGGCCCTCTCGCTCGTCACCGGTCTGGTCGCCTGGCAACTGCACCGCAACGGCGTCCGCGAGCACCTCGAAACGGCCGCCCGCCGGGTCGCCTCGGTCGCCGGGTCGATGCGGACGACCGACCCGCGCACCGCCATGCTGCTCAGCGTCGCCGCCTGGCGTACGGCACCGCTCACCGAGAGCCGCTCCGCCCTGCTCGGCGCGCTCACCCAGCCGCAGGTGGACGCCTTCACCGCGCCCGGGGCGGACGGCGACACCCCGCGCTTCCTCGCCGACTCCGGCCGGACCGTGCTCAGTTCGGAGGGGCGGACCTGGCGAACGTGGGACGTCGCCGGGCATCGTCGTACCGCCTCGGGGTCGCTGCCCCGCCGGAGCACCGTCCGCGCCGTCGGGCCCGACGCGCGGGTCGTGGTGCTTCAAGTGCCGGGTGGGCAGCGGCTGTTGGACACGCGCACGGGGAAGTGGACCGGGCCGGCGCGGGTGCTTCCGTCGTCGTACCGGATCGGCTTCGGGCCGGGCGGTCGTAGCTATGTGGTGCGTGATCCGGGCGGTGGCGGGCGGAGCGGGGGAAGCAAGGGGAAGGGCGGCGGGCGGACGTGGGTGCGGGCCGTCTCGGACGACCGGGTGTTGTACGAGGCCTCGGGCTCGGGTGCGCCCGATGTGGCGCCGAGTCCGGACGACCGGCAGGTGGCCGTCTGTAGCAAGGGGCACGCGCCCGTCGTGCGGGACCTCGGGCGTCGGCGGGTGGTGCACGGGGCGTGGGAGCGCACGCACGGGATCTGCGACGACTCGTACGAACTGCTCCGGTTCGACGGGAAGCGGCGGCTCATCGCGCTGTCGAGCACCGGGATCCGCGCCTGGGACACCGTGTCCGGGCGGCGGCTGGCCGGCATCTTCTATCCGGATGTGCAGTACGCCGCGTTCAGCCCGGACGGGGAGTTCCTGGCGGCCTCGTGCCGGGACGAGATCCGGGTGTGGCGGGTGTCGGCGCCGGACGCGCCGGTTTTCCGGTACACCCTCAACGGGCAGTTGCCGTCCGGGAGTTTGGCCTGGGATCCGTCGCGGCCGGTGCTGCGGTATCTCGAAGGCGCGACCGTCCACACGCTGGACGTGGCCGCGGCTACCACCTCGCGGTGGCGGGACCGTCCACTCGACAACGCGCTGCTCGATCCGTCCGGACGGTTGCTCGCCACGGCCGAACTCAGCGGCGGGCGCTACCGGTTCCAGCTCCGGGCGGCCTCGGACGGGCGGTTGGTGCGGGAGTTGCGGGCACCTGCGTTGCCGGTCTCCCGCGATGGCCTGAGCGAGGCGGTCGTGCCGGGCGACACCAAGTCGCTGATGGCGTTCAGTCCGGACGGCCGCGCGTTCGTGTACGGGGTGACGGCACCGGGGCGGGACACGGTCGGGCAGCGGTTGATCGTGTGGGATGTCGCGCGTCGGCGGGAGCGTGGCACGGTGGATCTCGGCGCCGCCTCATCGGAATCGGCGTCGGGTTCGAGTTCGGCGTCGAGTTCGGGTTCGGCGTCGAGTTCGGGTTCGAGTTCGGCGTCCACTTCAGGGCCCGCCGTCTCGGTCGCCCTCGGCCCGGACGGACGCACCCTGCTCGCCGCGCGCACCTGGAACGCCCCGGCCGCCGCCACTCCACTCCCCGACCTCGACGACCTCCCCGAACTCAGCAAACTGACCGGCCTCACGGGCACCGCCCCGGACACGACCAGCACCACCAGCACCACCGGGGTCACCGACGAGGTCTGGGACATCGCTCGCCACCGTAGGACCGCCGTGCTCGACGACTTCGACAGCGGCACCCTGGCCTTCCGGCCGGACGGTCGACTCCTCGTCGGCAACAGCCACTCCGTCGAACTGCCCACCGATCCCACCAGGGTGCGGACCGGTCCCGTCACCGCGCAGGCCCTCGGGCAGAGCGGGCGGATCGGGGCCCTGGCGTTCAGCGGTGACGGTTCGCGGCTGGCGGCCGGTGATCTGACCGGGCGGGTCGCCCTGTGGGACGGGGCGCTGCGCGAGCGCACGGGCATCCTGCCGAACGCCTTCCCCGCCTCGGCCACCAACACCCCCGAAGCCGTCAGCGCGTTGGCCTTCAGCCCGGACGGCCGTACCCTCGCCGTCGCGGGCGACGCCGGCACCGTCCAGCTCTGGGACACCGCCACCCGGCAACCCCTCGGCGGCAACCTCCCCACCCCCGGCGAAGCCGTCCGCTCCCTCGCCTTCAGCCCCGACAACAGCACGCTCTACGTCGCCGGCGACCACGTCCCGCTCCGGCGCTACGCCATCTCCGCGTCCGCCGCCCTCACCCAGGTGTGCGCCCGCGCGGGCACCGCGCTGACCCGGGCCCAGTGGGCCGCCCACATCCCGGACGCGCCCTACCGGAGCACCTGCGAACGGCGATGAACTGCGGTGATTGTTTGTCTGGAGTGATCGAAGGGGCTACTTGGACAACCCCTGGATCGCCAGCCTTGGAGGTGAGGCCTGACAGATCCCCTTGACCGAAGGCGCGTCAGACGTGATCCGAGAACGCTCCCCCGACCGCCCCTCTGTCCTCGTGGTGGAGGACGACGCCGGCACCTCCGCGCCCCTCGTGACGGCCCTGGGCTTCCTCGGCTTCGACGCGCACACCGTCACCGCGGGCACCAGCGGCACCGGCACCGAGGCGCTGGCCGCCGTACGCGAACGACGCCCCGACGCCGTCCTGCTCGACCTCGCACTCCCCGACCCCGACAACCCTTACGGCACTGACGGCACCGACGGCACCGAGGTCTGCCGGCTGCTGCGGGCCTCGGGCGACAACACCCCGGTGCTCTTCCTCAGCCCCCGCCACTCGGTCGCGGACAAGTGCCGCGCCCTGGCGATGGGCGGCGACGACTACGTCACCAAGCCCTTCGACCTCACCGAGGTCAGCGCCCGCGTCCGCGCCCTGATCCGCCGCTCCCGCGTCTCCGTCCCCCGCCGGACCATCGGCTACGACGCCCCCGCCGCCCCGCGCCGCCTGCGCGCGGCCGGTGTCGAACTCGACGTCGACACCCGCGAGGCCTGGCACCACGGACAGCCGGTGCGGTTGTCGGCCACGGAGTTCGCCCTCCTGAGGGTCCTCATGGAGAACGCCGGCCGGGTCGTCTCCAAGGGCGCCATCCTCGACAGCGTCTGGAAGTACGACTTCCAGGGCGAGTCCGGGGTGGTGGAGACCTACGTCTACTACCTGCGCCGGAAGTTGGACGACTCCGGCCAGTCACTCATCCGTACCGTGCGGGGCGCGGGCTATCTGGTGAGCGCCGACCCCACCACCGAGAAGGGGAACACCGGTGGTGGGGTCGGCAGTACGGGGATCGGCGGTGACGGGGCCGGCGGTGGTGCCGTCGGTCAGCCGATCCAGAGGTCGTAGACCGCCTTGTCCTGCGTGTCGTTGTACGAGATCAGCCGAGGCTCCCAGCGCCAGCCGGTGCTGGGCTTGCGGTGGTGGAACTCGACCGACTGCCCGGCCTTCCACCAGTAACCGCTCGCCGTGGTGCAGCCCTTGGGCGCGATCTCCCAGAACTGCGAGCCGATCCAGTCCCCGTACTGGTTCTCCCCGACGAAGTAGAACTTCACCGTCTCGGTGGACCCGCTGCACACCCTGAGCGTCACGAACTTGTCGCTCGCCGCGGAGGCCGTACCGGGGGCCGCGAGACCACCGACCGCGGCCGCCGCCGCGAGCATCGCCATGACCACTTTGCGTCTGACCGTGCGCATAGAACTACCGCCTTCCTTACGTGGGTTGGTGAATATTTGCCCCGCTGTGTGCTAGCGCAGCAGGCCCTTGGCGCGCAGCCAGGCCTTCGCCGCCCTGCCCGGGGTCTCGCCCGCCTCGACGGACGCGGTGAGCCTCGCCAACTGGGCTGTCGTCAGCCGGGTGTTGACCCGAGCCAACGCCCTCCGCCCGGCCGGGTCCACGGCGGGGGCACTGATCAGCGGGAAGACATGCTCCGGCGGTACGACGGACTTGGGGTCAGCCAGCACCACCAGCCCGTCCCGGGCGATCGCCGGGTCGGTACTGCGCAGGACCCGGACATCCGCCGCCCCGGATGTCGCCCCTGATGCCGTCCCGGCCGGGGTGAGCGTGACGCCGTACGCCTCCTTGAGTACGGCGACGGACGGGGCATCGGGATCGCCGGACGCGGAGCCGCCGAGCGTCAGACCGGTGCCGGCCCTGCGGAGATCCGTAAGGCTGTGCAGCTTGTGCTTCCCCGCGGTGGACTCGGTGACCGCGAGGACGACCCCGCCCTGCGCCGCCGCCGGGGGCAGCGCGACGATCCCCGGTGGCAACGCCATGCTCAGCGTCGCCTCCATGTTCCCGGGCATGGTCTGCCCGCCCGGCATCGCCCGCAGCAGGGTGGACTCGTAGGCGGGCGCGATGCTGATCCGCCCGTCCACCACGGCCTGTGCGGTGTCGATCGGCGACGCGTACGGGGTGTCCGCCGTCCGCACCTTCTGCCCTGCCCGGGTGAGGAGTTCGCCGTAGAGCGCCGCCACCACCCGGCTCTGTGCCGAACCGTCGGTACCGATCACCGCCGGCCCCGCACTGTCCGCGTAACCGACGTGCGTGCCCTCGGCGTTCGCGGTCGCGCACCCGGTCAGGAGGAGGAGCGAGCAGACGGCGAACGCGGTGATGCGCACCATCACGTCACGCCCTGCCCGTCAGCACTGCCGCCCTCGCTCCGCCAAGGTCATCGGCCGGTCCTTGAAGGTGACGTACCCGTAGCTGGGGTTGTCGTTGTTGAAGCCGGACTCCTGGTAGTCGTAGACGTACCAGTCGTAGTGGCCGTAGTACTTGTCCTTGAACTGGATCTCCCACCAGCCCTTCGCCTGCTGCTTCGACGTGCCGCGCTCGATCCAGCCGACGCTCTGCGAGGGGATGTTGACCGTGTTGGACTCGGTGTCGGTGTGGGAGTTCGTCCAGGTGTGGCTGTAACTGGTCTCGACCTGGACCTCGAAGACCTCGGCGAACTTGTAACTCGCCGAGACCGTCACGCCGACCGTGTTGGCGGCGCTCGTCGTGTCCGCCCAGTCGATCCGGTGCTGGTTGGTCTGGGTGCCGCAGTTGTACGCGGTGCTGCCCACCTGGTGCGCCGGGCCGGTGTAGCCCCAGTAGCTCTGCGGGCGGAACTTGCAGAAACTGGCCCAGTTGCACGCCTTCAACAGCTCGGCGTTGGTCGGGGTGTCGGCGGCGAGTGCCTGCGGAGCGGTGAGCAGCGAGGCGCCCACGGTGAGGGCACCGAGCACGCCGAGCGCACGGGGTGAGAGGTACCGGGCGGATTTCTTCTTGCGCGGGGCGAATGCCATGGATCACTCCATCGAGAGGGGGAGTTCGGTGGAAGT from Streptomyces sp. NBC_01288 carries:
- a CDS encoding nSTAND1 domain-containing NTPase, encoding MGRPERPVDPEAGAVQRLAHELRELRAGCGGPSYRVMARRAHYSAATLAQAAGGERLPSLAVVQAYATACDADPGEWEARWKAAAEEERAAVREEGVDKPPYRGLVRFEPGDEALFFGRERLVGELLELVYEHRLAMVFGASGSGKSSLLRAGLIPRLRRRVQEDGCAAVLRVLTPGATPAATHGHLLAPKDGEPDSWVVVDQFEEIFTLCRDREERARFIELLLAAREPRTRLRVVVAVRADFYARCAEHRGLVDALREAHLLVGPMDATELREAVVRPAAAAGLLVERELTARIIDEVVERPGALPMLSHALLETWHRRHGRTLTMAAYDAAGGVCGAIAATAERLYDSLSPAQARTARRVLLRLVEPGQGTTDTRRPVLRAELDSGDPELCEVVERLARARLLTVDADCVELAHEALINSWPRLHSWVEEDRERLRHHRSLTQAAQTWEELGRDTGTLYRGNRLAHAEELFAAGHSPELNTLEREFITAALDARAHEHRTATRTARRARRLIVSLSVAVALSLVTGLVAWQLHRNGVREHLETAARRVASVAGSMRTTDPRTAMLLSVAAWRTAPLTESRSALLGALTQPQVDAFTAPGADGDTPRFLADSGRTVLSSEGRTWRTWDVAGHRRTASGSLPRRSTVRAVGPDARVVVLQVPGGQRLLDTRTGKWTGPARVLPSSYRIGFGPGGRSYVVRDPGGGGRSGGSKGKGGGRTWVRAVSDDRVLYEASGSGAPDVAPSPDDRQVAVCSKGHAPVVRDLGRRRVVHGAWERTHGICDDSYELLRFDGKRRLIALSSTGIRAWDTVSGRRLAGIFYPDVQYAAFSPDGEFLAASCRDEIRVWRVSAPDAPVFRYTLNGQLPSGSLAWDPSRPVLRYLEGATVHTLDVAAATTSRWRDRPLDNALLDPSGRLLATAELSGGRYRFQLRAASDGRLVRELRAPALPVSRDGLSEAVVPGDTKSLMAFSPDGRAFVYGVTAPGRDTVGQRLIVWDVARRRERGTVDLGAASSESASGSSSASSSGSASSSGSSSASTSGPAVSVALGPDGRTLLAARTWNAPAAATPLPDLDDLPELSKLTGLTGTAPDTTSTTSTTGVTDEVWDIARHRRTAVLDDFDSGTLAFRPDGRLLVGNSHSVELPTDPTRVRTGPVTAQALGQSGRIGALAFSGDGSRLAAGDLTGRVALWDGALRERTGILPNAFPASATNTPEAVSALAFSPDGRTLAVAGDAGTVQLWDTATRQPLGGNLPTPGEAVRSLAFSPDNSTLYVAGDHVPLRRYAISASAALTQVCARAGTALTRAQWAAHIPDAPYRSTCERR
- a CDS encoding glycine betaine ABC transporter substrate-binding protein; this encodes MVRITAFAVCSLLLLTGCATANAEGTHVGYADSAGPAVIGTDGSAQSRVVAALYGELLTRAGQKVRTADTPYASPIDTAQAVVDGRISIAPAYESTLLRAMPGGQTMPGNMEATLSMALPPGIVALPPAAAQGGVVLAVTESTAGKHKLHSLTDLRRAGTGLTLGGSASGDPDAPSVAVLKEAYGVTLTPAGTASGATSGAADVRVLRSTDPAIARDGLVVLADPKSVVPPEHVFPLISAPAVDPAGRRALARVNTRLTTAQLARLTASVEAGETPGRAAKAWLRAKGLLR
- a CDS encoding response regulator transcription factor, which codes for MIRERSPDRPSVLVVEDDAGTSAPLVTALGFLGFDAHTVTAGTSGTGTEALAAVRERRPDAVLLDLALPDPDNPYGTDGTDGTEVCRLLRASGDNTPVLFLSPRHSVADKCRALAMGGDDYVTKPFDLTEVSARVRALIRRSRVSVPRRTIGYDAPAAPRRLRAAGVELDVDTREAWHHGQPVRLSATEFALLRVLMENAGRVVSKGAILDSVWKYDFQGESGVVETYVYYLRRKLDDSGQSLIRTVRGAGYLVSADPTTEKGNTGGGVGSTGIGGDGAGGGAVGQPIQRS